Proteins co-encoded in one Seriola aureovittata isolate HTS-2021-v1 ecotype China chromosome 1, ASM2101889v1, whole genome shotgun sequence genomic window:
- the nadsyn1 gene encoding glutamine-dependent NAD(+) synthetase isoform X5, with amino-acid sequence MPIMHHNVRYNCRVLFLNSMLAPSCRKILLIRPKMLMANHGSYRELRWFSPWNQLRKTEEYFLPRMIQEVTGQDTVPFGDCVLSTKDTCIGTEICAELWNPRSPHIDMGLDGVEIFTNSSASHHELRKADQRVNLVRSATTKSGGIYLYANQRGCDGDRVYYDGCAMVAINGDLVAQGAQFSLNDVEVITATVDLEDVRSYRGELCQPLMESEHKPCHRVKVDFPLSTCDDFYLPTHQPIMWHFHTPEEEISLGPACWLWDYLRRSGQAGFLLPLSGGVDSSSTACLVHSMCVLLCQAVEDGNTQVLKDIRRVVGDDSYFPQQAKELCGRIFTTCYMASENSSEDTRNRAKELASQIGSSHMNINIDMAVKGILGIFSAVTGRWPQFHANGGSHRENLALQNVQARVRMVLAYLFAQLSLWASGRPGGLLVLGSANVDESLTGYFTKYDCSSADINPIGGISKTDLKGFLLYCAEQFQLSALRGILAAPPTAELEPLTDGQVSQTDEADMGMTYSELSVIGRLRKISKCGPFSMFCKLIHMWKEVLSPTEVAQKVKHFFWMYSVNRHKMTTVTPSYHAESYSPDDNRFDLRPFLYNTHWTWQFRCIDTQVSQMTANTSKQ; translated from the exons GAAGACGGAGGAATATTTCCTGCCCAGAATGATCCAGGAGGTGACAGGGCAG GACACAGTCCCATTCGGTGACTGTGTGCTGTCCACAAAGGACACCTGTATCGGCACTGAGATATGCGCAGAGCTCTGGAACCCTAGAAG CCCCCACATAGACATGGGTCTGGATGGGGTTGAAATCTTCACTAACTCATCTGCCAGCCACCACGAGCTCCGCAAGGCTGACCAGAGAGTAAACCTGGTCAGGTCGGCAACCACAAAG AGTGGAGGTATCTACCTGTACGCCAACCAGAGGGGCTGTGATGGAGACCGTGTCTACTATGATGGCTGTGCCATGGTGGCCATCAACGGAGACTTGGTGGCACAGGGAGCACAGTTCTCCCTCAATGATGTG GAGGTGATTACAGCAACGGTCGACCTTGAGGATGTGCGTAGCTACAGAGGAGAACTGTGTCAGCCTCTCATG GAGAGTGAACATAAACCTTGCCACAGGGTCAAAGTTGACTTCCCTTTATCCACTTGTGATGATTTCTACCTGCCCACTCACCAACCAATAATGTGGCACTTTCATACACCAGAGGAAGAGATCAg TCTAGGGCCAGCCTGCTGGCTGTGGGACTACCTGAGGAGAAGTGGACAG GCTGGTTTCCTGCTGCCTCTGAGTGGAGGCGTCGACAGCTCCTCCACCGCCTGTCTTGTCCACTCGatgtgtgtgctgctctgcCAGGCTGTAGAGGACGGCA acacacaagTCCTGAAAGACATCCGCAGGGTGGTTGGGGATGACTCGTACTTTCCCCAACAGGCAAAGGAGTTGTGTGGCCGCATCTTTACCACCTGCTACATGGCCAGCGAAAACTCCTCTGAGGACACACGCAACAGGGCCAAAGAGCTGGCCAGTCAGATTGGCAG CTCACACATGAATATTAATATAGACATGGCAGTGAAAGGCATTCTGGGTATCTTCTCAGCGGTTACTGGGAGGTGGCCTCAGTTTCATGCCAATGGAGGAAGTCACAGAGAAAACCTGGCTCTGCAGAATGTACAG GCCCGGGTCAGGATGGTCCTGGCCTACCTGTTTGCTCAGCTGAGTCTGTGGGCCTCAGGTAGACCAGGGGGACTGCTGGTGCTGGGCTCAGCCAATGTAGATGAGAG TCTCACAGGGTACTTCACCAAGTATGATTGCTCCAGTGCTGACATCAACCCAATAGGAGGCATCAGCAAGACAGATCTGAAGGGTTTCCTGCTGTACTGTGCTGAGCAGTTCCAGCTCAGTGCTCTGAGAGG AATCTTGGCTGCTCCACCCACAGCTGAACTGGAGCCACTCACAGATGGACAGGTCTCACAGACAGACGAG GCAGACATGGGGATGACCTACTCTGAGTTATCAGTGATTGGGCGGCTGAGGAAGATCTCCAAGTGTGGCCCCTTCAGTATGTTCTGTAAACTCATTCACATGTGGAAGGAAGTGCTCTCACCTACAGAG GTGGCTCAGAAGGTGAAGCACTTCTTCTGGATGTACTCAGTGAACCGCCACAAGATGACCACGGTGACGCCGTCTTACCATGCCGAGAGCTACAGTCCTGATGACAACCGCTTTGACCTACGACCTTTCCTCTACAACACACACTGGACCTGGCAGTTCAGGTGCATCGACACCCAG GTGTCCCAGATGACAGCGAACACCTCAAAGCAATAA